The following are encoded in a window of Massilia sp. R2A-15 genomic DNA:
- a CDS encoding phosphatase PAP2 family protein codes for MILESINRSLFLSWNADPSAAAWKLKFAEAVANDLIFVIPLILVALWCWGGRQQRDTALKICAVALIALGVNQLLALAFPHPRPFAIGLGHTFIPHADDSSFPSDHATVFAAMGVTLLFASVRSALGWTVLFLGSWVAWARIYLGVHYPLDMVGAVAVVAAVCALIGPVWILFGPRVLEGVEKLYRLVLSNPIQRGWIRR; via the coding sequence ATGATCCTCGAATCCATCAACCGCTCCCTTTTCCTGAGCTGGAACGCCGATCCCTCGGCTGCGGCGTGGAAGCTGAAATTCGCCGAGGCCGTGGCGAACGACCTGATTTTCGTCATCCCGCTGATCCTGGTGGCGCTGTGGTGCTGGGGCGGCAGGCAGCAGCGCGACACCGCCCTGAAGATTTGCGCGGTGGCGCTGATTGCGCTGGGCGTCAACCAGCTGCTCGCGCTGGCGTTTCCGCATCCGCGGCCCTTCGCCATCGGCCTGGGACACACCTTCATCCCCCATGCGGACGACTCGTCCTTCCCGAGCGACCATGCGACCGTGTTCGCGGCGATGGGCGTCACACTGCTGTTCGCGTCCGTCCGCTCGGCGCTCGGCTGGACCGTGCTGTTCCTGGGATCGTGGGTGGCCTGGGCGCGCATCTACCTCGGCGTGCACTACCCTCTCGATATGGTCGGCGCAGTTGCCGTCGTCGCGGCGGTGTGCGCGCTGATCGGGCCCGTTTGGATTCTCTTTGGGCCGCGCGTGCTCGAAGGCGTGGAAAAGCTGTACCGGCTGGTGCTGTCAAATCCCATCCAGCGTGGCTGGATTCGTCGCTGA
- a CDS encoding MBL fold metallo-hydrolase, with amino-acid sequence MSLTISRILHAGYLFECGGTRIAFDPIFENPFSRNCHAFPEVRFDLEQVRKLDLAAVFISHFHDDHCSLESLDLLDRATPIYLYCQFDELFAMIRELGFEQVHPLRTDEAVAVGPFTVTPREALDAEVDSMYQIEAAGVKVLNVVDSWIAPPALAGLARAAPWDMVLWPFQTMREIEVIAPMRADHSAPEVPQEWIDQLRVLAPRYVVPSSCQFVQEPWSWYNHAMFPISYRQFTAAVESALPATRVVRLDPSVSFVLSADALTAAAPLSWVLPVGDQDVDYGYRPDAAPPPTADIARRFEPLTDAQTALVMDYCRTGLPDKYRTMELPEDSYFKKPRHWRLAVYDHTGAVAHFDYRVEGDAIEPVEDGAITWLTEVSVAKIYAALALGESLTSMYVRINDTAFDATTEEEIADADVVDDPLIRCLFNDAFGAYQAAQLRRLKSAAQLPRDVQ; translated from the coding sequence ATGTCCCTGACCATCTCCAGAATCCTCCACGCCGGCTATTTGTTCGAGTGCGGCGGCACGCGCATCGCGTTCGATCCGATCTTCGAAAATCCGTTCAGCCGCAACTGCCACGCCTTCCCGGAGGTGCGCTTCGACCTGGAGCAGGTGCGCAAGCTGGACCTGGCCGCGGTGTTCATCTCCCACTTCCACGACGACCACTGCTCGCTGGAGAGCCTCGACCTGCTGGACCGCGCAACGCCAATCTACCTGTACTGCCAGTTCGACGAACTGTTCGCGATGATCCGCGAGCTCGGTTTCGAGCAGGTGCATCCGCTGCGCACCGACGAGGCGGTGGCGGTCGGGCCATTCACGGTTACGCCGCGCGAGGCCCTCGACGCGGAGGTCGATTCGATGTACCAAATCGAGGCCGCGGGCGTGAAGGTGCTCAACGTGGTGGACTCCTGGATTGCGCCGCCGGCGCTCGCCGGGCTGGCGCGCGCAGCGCCCTGGGACATGGTCCTGTGGCCGTTCCAGACCATGCGCGAGATCGAGGTCATCGCGCCGATGCGCGCCGACCATTCGGCGCCCGAAGTGCCGCAGGAGTGGATCGATCAGCTCCGGGTGCTGGCGCCGCGCTATGTGGTGCCGAGCTCCTGCCAGTTTGTGCAGGAGCCGTGGTCCTGGTACAACCACGCGATGTTCCCGATCAGCTATCGCCAGTTCACCGCCGCGGTCGAATCCGCGCTGCCGGCGACGCGGGTGGTCCGGCTCGATCCATCGGTGTCGTTCGTGCTTTCCGCCGATGCGCTGACCGCCGCGGCGCCATTGAGCTGGGTGCTGCCGGTGGGCGACCAGGATGTCGATTACGGCTACCGGCCCGACGCCGCGCCGCCGCCGACTGCCGACATCGCGCGCCGGTTCGAGCCGCTCACCGATGCGCAAACGGCATTGGTGATGGATTACTGCCGAACGGGCCTGCCGGACAAGTACCGGACGATGGAACTGCCGGAGGACAGCTACTTCAAGAAGCCGCGGCACTGGCGGCTGGCGGTGTACGACCACACGGGCGCCGTGGCGCATTTCGACTATCGCGTGGAGGGCGACGCCATCGAGCCGGTCGAGGATGGGGCCATCACCTGGCTGACCGAGGTATCGGTGGCGAAGATCTACGCCGCGCTGGCACTGGGCGAGTCGCTGACGTCGATGTACGTGCGCATCAACGACACCGCGTTCGATGCGACGACGGAAGAAGAGATCGCGGACGCGGACGTGGTTGACGATCCGCTGATCCGTTGCCTGTTCAACGACGCCTTCGGCGCCTACCAGGCCGCGCAGCTGCGGCGCCTGAAATCAGCGGCGCAGCTGCCGCGCGATGTCCAGTAG
- a CDS encoding AI-2E family transporter encodes MIDPSTNKTDSEVGRRTLRIELAPKTLFTIVAMVVAVALLTRLVPVILVLIAALMLVGTLNPTVEALERRKINRNVAIGVVFAAMLVVLGLLGVFTVPALVEQVASLVQQEPKLRAQLVKFLSSYPLTGSLAESLRSLKYAALFKSYSAEAMALSKDLFEIVAYGAGAFFLALYIMIDRDRLRGALYAAIPRAHHIKLSRILLNLETIVGGYVRGQVITCAMMAIFLFVLLTACGVPNAVAIAAFGGIADVLPFIGIFLTMIPAVLAALATSSFAATVVFVLLLCYEEFESRVLIPIVYGRALRLPSSIVLFALIAGGTLYGIAGALLALPVAATLLMLIDELKVEMPGETAQAKDDEIEADDVIGEEEYLRRTDGMPAEAAAGIALEISEEKKLQEDAAQKEDGVGSAGPDPVPVSSSSSPG; translated from the coding sequence ATGATCGACCCATCCACGAACAAGACCGATTCCGAAGTCGGCAGGCGCACGCTTCGCATCGAGCTGGCGCCGAAAACCCTCTTCACCATCGTCGCGATGGTGGTGGCGGTGGCCCTGCTCACCCGGCTGGTCCCGGTCATCCTGGTGCTGATCGCGGCGCTGATGCTGGTCGGGACCCTCAATCCCACGGTCGAAGCGCTGGAGCGCCGCAAGATCAACCGCAATGTCGCGATCGGCGTGGTGTTCGCGGCAATGCTGGTCGTCCTCGGCCTGCTGGGAGTGTTCACCGTTCCGGCGCTGGTCGAACAGGTGGCAAGCCTGGTTCAGCAGGAGCCCAAACTGCGCGCGCAACTGGTCAAGTTCCTGTCGTCGTATCCGCTGACCGGATCGCTGGCCGAGAGCCTGCGCAGCCTGAAATATGCGGCGCTGTTCAAATCGTACAGCGCCGAAGCGATGGCGCTGTCGAAAGACCTGTTCGAGATCGTTGCCTACGGCGCCGGCGCGTTCTTCCTCGCGCTGTACATCATGATCGACCGCGACCGCCTGCGCGGCGCGCTGTACGCGGCCATCCCGCGCGCGCACCACATCAAGCTGTCGCGCATCCTGCTCAATTTGGAGACCATCGTCGGCGGCTACGTGCGCGGCCAGGTCATCACCTGCGCGATGATGGCGATCTTCCTGTTCGTCCTGCTGACCGCGTGCGGCGTGCCCAATGCGGTCGCGATCGCGGCGTTCGGCGGCATCGCCGACGTGCTGCCCTTCATCGGCATCTTCCTGACCATGATCCCGGCGGTGCTGGCGGCGCTGGCCACCAGCAGCTTTGCCGCCACCGTGGTGTTTGTCCTGCTGCTCTGCTACGAGGAATTCGAAAGCCGGGTGCTGATCCCGATCGTGTATGGCCGCGCGCTGCGGCTGCCATCGTCCATCGTGCTGTTCGCGCTGATTGCCGGCGGCACGCTATATGGTATCGCGGGCGCGCTGCTGGCATTGCCGGTCGCCGCGACGCTGCTGATGCTGATCGACGAGCTGAAAGTGGAAATGCCGGGCGAGACGGCGCAGGCAAAGGACGACGAGATCGAAGCGGACGACGTGATCGGTGAAGAGGAATATTTGCGGCGCACGGACGGCATGCCGGCGGAAGCTGCCGCCGGCATCGCGCTGGAGATATCGGAAGAGAAAAAGCTTCAGGAAGACGCCGCGCAAAAGGAAGATGGGGTCGGGTCCGCGGGACCAGACCCCGTGCCCGTCAGTTCTTCTTCATCACCAGGGTAA
- the paaZ gene encoding phenylacetic acid degradation bifunctional protein PaaZ encodes MSNVSTLQSLIGGRWLGAEPHMPLHSAINSSLIYHTHAEKIDFEEAVVYARRTGVPALMQMDFQTRAQTLKALALYLMERKEELYAISNHTGATRPDSWVDVEGGIGTLFAFASMGSRELPSSNVLHEGPAMALGKRGGFAGTHILVPRGGLAVHINAFNFPIWGLLEKFAPSFLAAMPCIGKPATATSYLTEAVVRMMHESRLLPDGAIQLVIGSTGDLLDRLNGADVVTFTGSADTAMKLRSNKNILSNSIPFTAEADSLNCAILGPDVTPDDAEFDLFVKEVAREMTGKAGQKCTAIRRIIVPETQVDAVAERLRERLSKIVVGDPKLENVRMGALASKDQQRDVAERVAMLAKGNEIVYGAGDGFAPLGEGASEGAFFSPTLLLCRNAMDNDAVHDVEAFGPVSTMMTYSGIDEAIELAKRGKGSLVSTLCTKDPMVAARAVPGLAAYHGRVLVLDREAAVDSTGHGSPLPQLKHGGPGRAGGGEELGGVRAVRHFLQRAALQGSPTMLAAVTGEYVRGAAVQESDLHPFRKYFEDLKMGDSLLTHRRTVTEADIVSFGGISGDFFYMHFDEIAAKDSQFGKRIAHGYFVLSAAAGLFVSPAPGPVLANYGLDNLRFITPVAIGDTIRARLTCKRKVDRNRTDERGVGQGVVAWDVQVTNQNDELVASYDILTLVMKKN; translated from the coding sequence ATGAGCAACGTATCAACCCTGCAAAGCCTGATCGGTGGCCGCTGGCTCGGCGCCGAGCCGCACATGCCGCTGCACAGCGCCATCAACAGCAGCCTGATTTACCACACCCACGCCGAGAAGATCGACTTCGAGGAAGCGGTGGTCTACGCCCGCCGCACCGGCGTGCCGGCCCTGATGCAGATGGACTTCCAGACACGCGCGCAAACGCTCAAGGCCCTGGCGCTGTACCTGATGGAGCGCAAGGAAGAGCTGTACGCGATCTCGAACCACACCGGCGCCACCCGTCCGGACAGCTGGGTGGACGTCGAAGGCGGCATCGGCACCCTGTTCGCGTTCGCCAGCATGGGCAGCCGCGAGCTGCCGTCGTCGAACGTGCTGCACGAAGGCCCGGCCATGGCGCTGGGCAAGCGCGGCGGCTTCGCCGGCACCCACATCCTGGTGCCGCGCGGCGGCCTGGCGGTGCACATCAACGCCTTCAACTTCCCGATCTGGGGCCTGCTCGAAAAATTCGCGCCCAGCTTCCTGGCCGCGATGCCGTGCATCGGCAAGCCAGCCACCGCCACCAGCTACCTGACCGAGGCGGTCGTGCGCATGATGCACGAGTCGCGCCTGCTGCCTGACGGCGCCATCCAGCTGGTCATCGGCAGCACCGGCGACCTGCTCGATCGCCTGAACGGCGCCGACGTCGTCACCTTCACCGGTTCGGCCGACACCGCGATGAAGCTGCGCTCGAACAAGAACATCCTGTCCAACTCGATCCCGTTCACCGCCGAAGCGGACTCGCTGAACTGCGCGATCCTCGGCCCGGACGTGACGCCCGACGACGCTGAGTTCGACCTGTTCGTCAAGGAAGTGGCGCGCGAGATGACCGGCAAGGCCGGCCAGAAATGTACCGCGATCCGCCGCATCATCGTGCCGGAAACTCAGGTCGACGCGGTCGCCGAGCGCCTGCGCGAACGCCTGTCGAAGATCGTCGTCGGCGATCCGAAGCTGGAGAACGTGCGCATGGGCGCGCTGGCCTCGAAAGACCAACAGCGCGACGTCGCCGAACGCGTCGCCATGCTCGCCAAGGGCAACGAGATCGTGTACGGCGCCGGCGACGGCTTCGCGCCCCTCGGCGAAGGCGCATCCGAAGGCGCGTTCTTCTCGCCGACCCTGCTGCTGTGCCGGAACGCGATGGACAACGACGCGGTCCACGACGTCGAGGCGTTCGGCCCGGTCAGCACGATGATGACGTATTCCGGCATCGACGAGGCGATCGAACTGGCAAAGCGCGGCAAGGGCAGCCTGGTGTCGACCCTGTGCACCAAAGATCCGATGGTGGCCGCGCGCGCGGTGCCGGGCCTGGCCGCGTACCACGGCCGCGTGCTGGTGCTGGACCGCGAGGCGGCGGTCGATTCGACCGGCCACGGCTCACCGCTGCCGCAGCTCAAGCACGGCGGCCCGGGTCGCGCGGGCGGCGGCGAAGAGCTGGGCGGCGTGCGCGCCGTGCGCCACTTCCTGCAGCGCGCCGCGCTCCAGGGCTCGCCGACAATGCTGGCAGCGGTCACCGGCGAATATGTGCGCGGCGCCGCGGTGCAGGAAAGCGACCTGCACCCGTTCCGCAAATACTTCGAAGACCTGAAGATGGGCGACTCGCTGCTGACGCACCGCCGCACCGTGACCGAAGCGGACATCGTGTCCTTCGGCGGCATTTCGGGCGATTTCTTCTACATGCACTTCGACGAGATCGCCGCGAAGGATTCGCAGTTCGGCAAGCGCATCGCGCACGGCTACTTCGTGCTGTCGGCGGCGGCCGGCCTGTTCGTCTCGCCGGCGCCGGGTCCGGTGCTGGCCAACTACGGCCTCGACAACCTGCGCTTCATCACGCCGGTGGCGATCGGCGACACCATCCGCGCGCGCCTGACCTGCAAGCGCAAGGTGGACCGCAACCGCACCGACGAGCGCGGCGTGGGGCAGGGCGTGGTGGCTTGGGACGTCCAGGTCACCAACCAGAATGACGAGCTGGTGGCCAGCTACGACATTCTTACCCTGGTGATGAAGAAGAACTGA
- the paaY gene encoding phenylacetic acid degradation protein PaaY — protein sequence MVKVYEINGVTPVVHPSAYVHPSAVLIGDVIVGPRCYIGPLASMRGDFGRLILEEGANLQDCCVMHGFPGDDTVVEVDGHIGHGAVLHGCRIKRNAMVGMNAVVMDQAVVGEDSIIAAMSFIKAGMVIPPRSMVMGSPAKVVRQLEDKEIAWKSFGTKQYHELAVRSMQTMREVESKDEVEPDRKRIEFGFDMHKTKDQ from the coding sequence ATGGTCAAAGTATATGAGATCAACGGCGTCACCCCGGTAGTCCACCCGTCGGCGTACGTGCATCCGAGCGCGGTGCTGATCGGCGACGTGATCGTCGGCCCGCGCTGCTACATCGGCCCGCTGGCGTCGATGCGCGGCGACTTCGGCCGGCTGATCCTGGAAGAGGGCGCCAACCTGCAGGACTGCTGCGTGATGCATGGCTTCCCCGGCGACGACACGGTGGTGGAAGTCGATGGCCACATCGGGCACGGCGCCGTGCTGCACGGCTGCCGCATCAAGCGCAACGCGATGGTCGGCATGAACGCCGTTGTGATGGACCAGGCGGTGGTGGGGGAGGACTCGATCATCGCCGCGATGAGCTTCATCAAGGCCGGCATGGTGATCCCGCCGCGCAGCATGGTGATGGGATCGCCCGCCAAGGTGGTGCGCCAGCTGGAAGACAAGGAAATCGCGTGGAAAAGTTTCGGCACGAAGCAGTACCACGAACTCGCGGTGAGATCGATGCAGACCATGCGCGAAGTCGAATCGAAGGACGAAGTGGAACCGGACCGCAAGCGGATCGAGTTCGGCTTCGATATGCATAAGACCAAAGACCAATAA
- a CDS encoding ABC transporter ATP-binding protein, whose protein sequence is MRDFSGATPVLQIQGLHSRYGPIEALHGIDIEVRQGQLVALVGANGAGKTTLLRAISGVQPVSAGAIRFEGADVTRMSADARVRAGICQVPEGRQVFGPMSVEDNLRLGAYTRPKGELAADLERVFGLFPVLKEKRALTAGMLSGGQQQMLAMARALMGHPKLLLLDEPSMGLAPLLIREIFRIVEELRDAGITIFLVEQNAHAALAIADIGYVIETGAIVLSGPGPELLDNEQVQSAYLGM, encoded by the coding sequence ATGCGAGACTTTTCCGGCGCTACGCCGGTACTGCAAATACAGGGGCTGCACAGCCGCTACGGCCCGATCGAAGCGCTGCACGGCATCGACATCGAAGTGCGCCAGGGCCAGCTGGTGGCGCTGGTCGGCGCCAACGGCGCCGGCAAGACCACGCTGCTGCGCGCGATATCGGGCGTGCAGCCGGTCAGCGCCGGTGCGATCCGCTTCGAAGGCGCCGACGTCACGCGCATGAGCGCCGACGCCCGCGTGCGCGCGGGGATCTGCCAGGTGCCGGAAGGACGCCAGGTGTTCGGCCCGATGTCGGTGGAAGACAACCTGCGCCTCGGCGCCTACACCCGGCCCAAAGGCGAACTGGCCGCGGACCTGGAGCGCGTGTTCGGCTTGTTCCCGGTGCTGAAGGAAAAGCGCGCGCTGACGGCCGGCATGCTGTCTGGCGGCCAGCAGCAGATGCTGGCGATGGCGCGCGCGCTGATGGGGCATCCGAAGCTGCTGCTACTCGACGAGCCGAGCATGGGCCTGGCGCCGCTGCTGATCCGCGAGATCTTCCGCATCGTCGAGGAGCTGCGCGACGCCGGCATCACGATCTTCCTGGTCGAACAGAACGCGCACGCCGCATTGGCGATCGCGGACATCGGCTACGTCATCGAGACCGGCGCCATCGTGCTGTCCGGTCCCGGTCCCGAACTGCTGGACAACGAGCAGGTGCAAAGCGCCTACCTCGGCATGTAA
- a CDS encoding ABC transporter ATP-binding protein, translating into MLSIEHLSKSFGGVHAVQDVSFNVREGAIHSVIGPNGAGKTTLFNLVSGIYTPTTGKVMFNGENVAGMAPDALARRGLSRTFQNLQVCMNMSAIDNVMVGSHLRLNQNLFASMLRLPAVRRKDAECRDEAARLMEFVGVGKYLGADATQMPYGALKRLEIARALAAAPKILLLDEPAAGLNHTETGEIEDLIRKVAQSGVTVLLVEHDMKLVMNLSDHILVLDYGKTLAEGTAAEVRANPDVIAAYLGAPA; encoded by the coding sequence ATGCTGTCGATCGAACACCTCAGCAAGAGTTTCGGCGGCGTGCACGCGGTGCAGGACGTCAGCTTCAACGTCCGCGAAGGCGCGATCCACTCCGTGATTGGCCCGAACGGCGCCGGCAAGACCACGCTGTTCAACCTGGTCAGCGGCATCTACACGCCGACCACCGGCAAGGTCATGTTCAACGGCGAGAACGTCGCCGGCATGGCGCCGGATGCGCTGGCGCGGCGCGGCTTGAGCCGCACATTCCAGAACCTCCAGGTGTGCATGAACATGAGCGCAATCGACAACGTCATGGTCGGCTCGCACCTGCGCCTGAACCAGAACCTGTTCGCGTCGATGCTGCGCCTGCCGGCCGTGCGCCGCAAAGACGCCGAGTGCCGTGACGAAGCCGCGCGCCTGATGGAATTCGTCGGCGTGGGCAAATACCTCGGCGCCGACGCGACCCAAATGCCGTACGGCGCGCTCAAGCGCCTCGAAATCGCGCGCGCTCTGGCGGCGGCCCCGAAGATCCTGCTGCTCGACGAGCCGGCGGCGGGCCTGAACCACACCGAGACCGGCGAGATCGAGGACCTGATCCGCAAGGTCGCGCAGTCTGGCGTGACGGTGCTGCTGGTGGAGCACGACATGAAGCTGGTGATGAACCTGTCGGACCACATCCTGGTCCTCGATTACGGCAAGACGCTGGCCGAGGGAACCGCCGCCGAAGTGCGCGCCAACCCCGACGTCATCGCCGCCTATCTTGGCGCGCCGGCGTAA
- a CDS encoding branched-chain amino acid ABC transporter permease produces the protein MKLLQSRYSGLLILAVVLAALPLVLPNSFYVDVAIRIALNAIVVIALNLLMGYTGQISLGHAGFYGLGAYASAGLTTHFNWPPLAALAAGAVATGVLAWVLARPVLKLKGHTLAMATLGLGIIISIVINNEQQWTGGPDGMAVSSFTLGSLAVAGETAWYAVAAVLLLLMTWLALNLIDSPVGRALQAIHGSEIAARVAGVDTTKFKVRVFVLSAVVASIAGSISAHYIGFITPGMAGFFHSIELVTMVVVGGMASVFGSIIGAALLTILPQLLQAFEGWEVVVFGVILMTTMIFLPRGLVPSVAQRLRARRG, from the coding sequence ATGAAGCTGCTTCAATCCCGGTACAGCGGGCTGCTGATCCTGGCGGTGGTGCTGGCGGCGCTGCCGCTGGTGCTGCCGAACAGCTTTTATGTGGACGTGGCGATCCGTATCGCGCTCAACGCCATCGTGGTCATCGCGCTGAATCTTCTGATGGGCTATACCGGCCAGATCAGCCTTGGCCACGCCGGCTTCTATGGCCTTGGCGCCTACGCTTCGGCCGGCCTGACGACGCACTTCAACTGGCCGCCGCTGGCCGCGCTGGCCGCCGGCGCCGTCGCGACCGGCGTGCTCGCCTGGGTGCTGGCGCGCCCGGTGCTGAAACTGAAGGGCCACACGCTGGCGATGGCGACGCTGGGCCTGGGCATCATCATCTCCATCGTCATCAACAACGAGCAGCAGTGGACCGGCGGCCCTGACGGCATGGCGGTGTCGTCGTTCACGCTGGGCAGCCTCGCCGTCGCCGGCGAAACCGCCTGGTACGCGGTGGCCGCGGTATTGCTCCTGTTGATGACGTGGCTGGCGCTGAACCTGATCGATTCGCCGGTCGGCCGCGCGCTGCAGGCGATCCACGGCTCCGAAATCGCCGCGCGCGTCGCCGGTGTCGACACGACCAAATTCAAGGTGCGCGTATTCGTGCTGTCGGCGGTCGTCGCCAGCATCGCAGGCTCGATCAGCGCGCACTACATCGGCTTCATCACGCCCGGCATGGCCGGCTTTTTCCATTCCATCGAGCTGGTGACGATGGTGGTGGTGGGCGGCATGGCGTCGGTGTTCGGCTCGATCATCGGCGCCGCCCTGTTGACCATCCTGCCGCAACTGCTGCAGGCCTTCGAAGGCTGGGAAGTGGTGGTGTTCGGCGTGATCCTGATGACGACCATGATCTTTCTGCCGCGCGGCCTGGTGCCAAGCGTCGCGCAGCGCCTGCGCGCAAGGAGAGGGTGA